The following coding sequences are from one Vulpes vulpes isolate BD-2025 chromosome 12, VulVul3, whole genome shotgun sequence window:
- the SCNN1D gene encoding epithelial sodium channel subunit delta, whose amino-acid sequence MALTPGGSPKSQEAQPPLPPLPEDRRQERLVELHTSFRELFTFFCTNATIHGTIRLVCSSHNRLKTASWGLLFVGALAALYWQFGLLFEQYWRYPVIMTVSVHSERKLFPSVTLCDMNPHRPRSACHHLQVLDEFARENIHSLYKFNFSGDRDVLCAGDRVPLPAFYLDRTIRLQRLSQPGHQNKVGFRLCNSTGGDCFYRAHSSGVTAAREWYHFHYVNILALLPTAREDSHRSHRGHFIFSCQFDGQDCQARHFQTVHHPTYGSCYTFNGISAKQHPGITHGISLVLRAEQQDQVPLLSTEASIKVMIHGRDHTPFLEHQGFSVRPGTETTIGIREDEVHRLGSPYSHCTTGAEGVDVQLLYNASYTLQTCLVSCFQQLMVETCSCGYYFYPLPSGAEYCSYTRHPGWGHCFYRLYGDLGPHRLACASRCPRPCRESSYKLSAGTSRWPSSKSAHPEGWQEQWSQRALCVQDWILSALGKRDPRSLSQNPGLRSHVAKVNIFYQELNYRTVDETPIYSVPQLLSAMGSLWSLWFGSSVLSVLELLELLLDAIALALLLGCRWLRRVQAPSPGAATGASRGTPEANQLPTDGRNDINPRGGPCQPHPPQRSREP is encoded by the exons ATGGCCCTCACTCCTGGGGGTTCCCCGAAGTCGCAGGAGGCGCAGCCGCCACTGCCACCACTGCCCGAGGACAGGCGGCAGGAGAGGCTAGTGGAGCTCCACACCTCCTTCAGGGAGCTCTTCACCTTCTTCTGCACCAATGCCACCATCCATGGCACCATCCGCCTCGTCTGCTCCAGCCACAACCGCCTCAAGACAGCATCCTGGGGGCTGCTGTTCGTGGGTGCCCTGGCTGCACTCTATTGGCAGTTTGGGCTCCTCTTTGAGCAGTACTGGCGCTACCCAGTCATCATGACGGTGTCCGTGCACTCAGAGCGAAAGCTCTTCCCGTCCGTCACTCTGTGCGACATGAACCCCcacag GCCGAGGTCAGCCTGCCACCATCTGCAGGTACTAGATGAGTTTGCCCGGGAGAATATCCACTCTCTCTACAAATTTAACTTCAGCGGGGACAGGGATGTCCTCTGTGCTGGTGACCGGGTCCCACTGCCGGCCTTCTACTTGGACCGCACGATCCGCCTGCAAAGGCTGAGCCAACCAGGTCATCAGAACAAAGTGGGTTTCAGACTG TGTAACAGCACAGGTGGAGACTGCTTCTACCGGGCTCACTCATCAGGTGTGACAGCCGCCAGAGAATGGTACCACTTCCACTATGTGAACATCTTGGCCCTGCTGCCCACTGCCCGTGAGGACAGCCACCGAAGCCACAGAGGCCACTTTATCTTCTCCTGCCAATTTGATGGCCAGGACTGCCAGGCCCG GCACTTCCAGACCGTCCACCACCCCACCTACGGCAGCTGTTACACCTTCAATGGCATCTCGGCCAAGCAGCACCCGGGCATCACCCACG GGATCAGCCTGGTCCTCAGAGCTGAGCAGCAGGACCAGGTCCCTCTGCTGTCCACGGAGGCCAGCATCAAGGTCATGATTCACGGGCGTGACCACACGCCCTTCCTGGAGCACCAGGGCTTCAGCGTCCGGCCAGGGACCGAGACCACCATTGGCATCCGAGAG GATGAGGTGCACCGGTTGGGGAGCCCCTACAGCCACTGCACCACGGGTGCTGAGGGCGTGGATGTGCAACTACTCTACAATGCCTCATATACTCTGCAG ACCTGCCTGGTGTCCTGCTTCCAGCAGCTGATGGTGGAGACCTGCTCCTGCGGCTACTACTTCTACCCCCTGCCGTCAGGGGCTGAGTACTGCAGCTATACCAGGCACCCTGGCTGGG GTCACTGCTTCTACCGCCTCTACGGGGACCTGGGGCCCCACCGGCTGGCCTGTGCCTCAcgctgccccaggccctgcag GGAGTCTTCCTACAAGCTCTCCGCTGGGACCTCCAGGTGGCCTTCCTCAAAGTCAGCT CACCCTGAGGGCTGGCAGGAGCAGTGGTCACAGCGAGCCCTCTGTGTACAGGACTGGATCCTGTCTGCACTAGGCAAGCGGGACCCCAGGAGCCTGAGCCAGAACCCAGGCCTCAG GAGCCATGTGGCCAAGGTGAACATCTTCTATCAGGAGCTCAACTACCGGACAGTGGATGAGACACCCATTTACTCG GTGCCTCAGCTGCTTTCAGCCATGGGCAGCCTCTGGAGCCTGTGGTTTGGTTCATCTGTTCTCTCTGTCCTggagctgctggagctgctgcttGATGCCATAGCCCTCGCGCTGCTACTAGGCTGTCGCTGGCTCCGCAGAGTGCAGGCGCCTTCACCAGGGGCAGCCACAGGAGCATCCCGGGGTACACCAGAAGCCAACCAGTTGCCCACGGATGGCAGGAATGACATTAATCCTCGGGGGGGGCCCTGCCAGCCTCATCCCCCACAACGCTCCCGGGAGCCCTGA